From the genome of Candidatus Competibacteraceae bacterium:
CGATTTTGTAATAGTATCTTGTTTTGCTCGTTTTCACGGCGTAGTGCGGCCTCGCTGGTCTCCTTGGCGCGCAGGATTTCTTCAAGGGATTGAACGGAGGTTTTGAGCTGCGCGCGTTCCTGCTGGAGAGCGGCCTCGCTAACTTCCTTGGCGCGCAGAGAACCTTCGAGGGATTGAACGGAGGTTTTGAGCTGCGCGCGTTCCTGCTGGAGAGCGGCCTCGCTAACTTCCTTGGCGCGCAGAGAACCTTCGAGGGATTGAACGGAGGTTTTGAGCTGCGCGCGTTCCTGCTGGAGAGCGGCCTCGCTAGCTTCCTTGGCGCGCAGAGAACCTTCGAGGGATTGAACGGAGGTTTTGAGCTGCGCGCGTTCCTGCTGGAGAGCGGCCTCGCTAGCCTGCAAATTTTCCATAGCACCTTCAAGACATTGGTGCTCGTTTTTAAGTGCAAAATCCTCTTCGTAAAACCCCAGGATCTCCTGTGCCCCTGGAGAAAGCTCAAAATCAGTCGTATCCGCTATATCCAGAATTTGACCTGACTCAAAAGCATCAATCAAAGTGGCTTGCTGTTTATTGATAAAACCCGCTTCGAAATCACTCGATCCTTTCTGTCGATGCAAATCCGGCTCAACGAAAGCAAGAATTTCTTTATCATGGGGAATTCTTAGGCCTTGACAACCCAGAGCGGTCAATTGCTCATACAAATTAGCTACCGCCTGAATGGGTTGCGCTAAAAAAGTCGAATGCAAAATGAATATTTTAGGGCAATTTTTTGTAATCTTTAGTGCTTCTATAGTATATTTTTCCCACAAAGATACGCCAAATTGCAAAGGGAATCCGTTGCGAGTTTTTAATGATTGTGCAATTTGAATAGGCGAGCGGTGTACATAAATACAAACCGGAAACTCCAAGTGTTCGCGCCACAAAGGGAAAGTCAAACAAAACCGTGGCTCCTTAAGAACCCATGGACGATGAGCATCCAGCTCCAAAATGAGACGGCTTGCTTTTTTGTGGAACTCAGCACCTGTATTTTCAGGAATTTTATCCAATGAAAAATTGTTGATCCGATACCATTCTGCTTGGGTGGAGTGTAGAATCATGTCGTTTAAGGTACGGACATCTCTACGCTCCCAGAAACCTTTTGGATTTTCTTCATTCGCGCCTGTACTGATACCCTCTGGTCCAAAATAAGCACCCATCAAATTGAGCAGACGAGTAGTTATTGATGTTCCAGAGCGATGCATTCCGATTACAAAAATTTGCATTTTTCCACACTCTATGATTTGGTCTTTATTTGCTGTTCGTAGAGGCTTAATACGTCAGTAGTATCACCATAAGCACAGCTCACTCCTTCTTCAATCCAGACTGCCCGGTCACATAATTGCCGGATAGTTTCCACGCTGTGGGATACGAGCACGATAGTTTTATCCGAGCGGATTTTTTCATGCATTACTGCTGACGATTTGCGCTGAAAATCCGAATCCCCAACTCCCAGCACTTCATCAATTAACAATACATCGGGATCCAACTGAAATGCCACTGAAAACCCCAGTCGTGCTTTCATACCACTGGAGTAGGTACTTATCGGCTGGTCAAAAAAATCTCCTAATTCAGAAAAATCCTGTATGTCCTCCATTTTTTCGATAACATTCTTTCGATGTAGACCGATCAGCATCCCACTCAGCAAGGCATTCTGCCGTCCGGTTAAATACGGTACAAAACCGATTTGTAGTGACAGCAGAGCTGCTTGCACGCCATGGTTGATCATTTTTCCCCGATCAGGGCGCAGAATTCCTGCAAGAACCTGTAAAAGAGTGCTTTTACCGGCACCATTACGGCCGATGACACCCAATGATTCGCCATAATGCAGATCGAAAGAGACGTCTTTAAGCGCCCAAAACCGTTCCTTACGCAAATATCCCGCCTGCCGCCAGTAAAAAGTTCCCACATTATTCAGAGATAAGGCAAGTTGCTTCGACATGAGCAGCTATCTCTGCACCAGTTTCGGGTACAAATGGTCGTTACGCATGATCCATCGATACATCAACAAGCTAATTATTAAACCCGATGCCGCAACTAAGGCTAATGCCAACCAGTTTGGCCACTTTTGATGCATCAAAATATCGCGATAAGCCTCGATAATACTAGCCATTGGGTTAAGATAAAAATAAGTTTTATAGTTCTCAGAAATCGTGGAACTGGAAAAGAAAATACCTGAAAAATAAAATAGGATTTGCAGAGAATGCTCGACCAAATACTTTAAATCAGGCGCGAATGGAACGAGCGCCGCCACGAAAAGAGTTAATCCTACAATCAACAGAAATTGGGTTAGTAACAAAACCGGCAACGCCAAATAAGTCCACCCGATATTGAAACCTGCCAGCCATAGGTAAATCAATAATAACCCCAGCACCACCCCAAATTTGACCAAGTCCGTCAAAATGACCACCAACGGGAATACAATTTTAGGCACGTATACCTGCTGCATCAACCCTCGTCCGCCGAGAATAGAGGTCGCGCTGTGAATGATCGTATTCTGAAGCCAACGCCAAGATACCAGTCCAACCAGCAGGAAGGATACAAAGTCTGGGGTACCACGCTTCAGTAGAAGCCCAAAAACTACATAAAATATCATCATAAAAATCAGTGGATCGAGTACCCACCATAAAAAACCGATATAGGTTCTCGCCGCCTCGGCTCTTAAGTCCGCAAGAGCTTTGTATAAAATGAGATCGCGATAACGCGCGCTTAACATCATAATTTACTCAAACTACTACCAGCCAAAACCGGCTGCTTGTTTGGCGCGTCAGTACCCATTGAGGTAAAATCATCTAAGCCAAAACAAAGAATGAAAGCCAGACTTAGCCTAAACTCATGGAGGTTGTGCCTTGTCCAACGGAAATTAGATAATGCCTGTTTTACTTCAATCATTGATTACAGGCAGCTTGCTGGCTTTCATAGGCGCATGGGGTTCAAGCTTCGTTTGGCTCGGGCGCACTGCTTTATCCCGTGGTCCCATCGATCATCCCAATGCCCGCTCCCTGCACGAGCAGCCCACTCCGAGAACAGGAGGATTGGCAGTGCTGGCGGGGATTATGATCGGCATGTTGCTCATAATGTTCAAAACCGCTGGTTTGCCGGTCCATACTCTTGGGTTCATTTTCATCGGCCTGATTCCGCTGGCGCTGGTGTCGTTCCAGGATGATCGCGTGGGTATCCCTGCCCGGTGGCGCATCTTAGTTCATTTGCTTGCGGCTGTCAGCTTGTTAGTGGCGGATCTAGTGCCCGGCTCATTGGTGCTACCCGGTCTCGCCTTGGTTCTTCCCGCTTGGCTTGCCATCCCTCTTGTCCTGCTATTCGTCGTTTGGATGATCAACCTTTATAACTTCATGGATGGCATGGACGGTTTCGCCAGCGGGATGGCGGTAATCGGTTTTTCGGCGCTGGCTGGGCTGGGTTGGGCCGACGCCGGGTTTGCGACTTTCTGTCTGATCGTGGCGGCGGCCAGCGCCGGTTTTCTGGTGCACAATTTTCCGCCCGCCAAGATCTTCCTCGGCGATACCGGCTCCACGGCACTGGGTTTTCTGGCAGCGTCGTGCAGCCTGTGGGGCGCCAAAGCCGGCCTGTTCCCATTTTGGGTGGCGCTGTTGGTGTTTTCCCCCTTCATTGCTGATGCCACCGTGACCCTGTTGCGTCGCCTGCTGCGAGGCGAGAAGGTCTGGGAGGCGCACCGAAGCCATTATTACCAGCGATTGGTGTTGCTCGGCTGGGGGCACCGTCGCACCGTGCTGGCCGAATACGCGCTGATGCTGGCCTGTGCCGGTTCCGCCTTGCTGGCGGTTCGGTTGCCGCCCGTCGGACAGATAACCTTGGCGGCGATCTGGATTCTGATTTACAGCGTCCTGATGTGGGGAGTGGGGCGACTGGAACGGCGGCATGCTACAGTATCGGCCCCGTGATGCTCGAACGCTTCCTCAATCTCCCCCCCGCTGCCCGCCGCGCGCTACTGGTCACCGGCGACGCGCTTGCCGTGCTGGTCGCGGTCTGGGCGGCGTTCGCCATCCGCCTCGGCGACTGGTGGCCATCGATGCTGCAGGATGTGGTCTGGCTGTTTCCGCTGGCGGTGCTTATCCTCATCCTAACCTTCGCGGCGGTCGGTCTGTATCGTCCGATCCTGCGCTACGCCGACGAAAGCCTGCTGTACACCATCGTGCTCGGCGTCAGCGCCGGAATTCTGCTGATGATGGCGGTCTGGGTATTCCTGCGCCAGGGGCTGGTGCCGCGGTCGTCCTGGCTGATCGGCTGGCTGGTGCTGGTCGCCCTGATCGGTGGTGGCCGGCTGGCGATTCGCCGCGTCCTACGCCGGCGGTTTCGGACCAGCGCGGCGCGCGCGCCCGTCATCATCTATGGGGCGGGCGAGGCCGGTGCGCAATTGGCCAACGCCCTGCGCTACAGCGCCGAATTCGCGCCCGTCGCGTTCGTCGACGACAACCCGCAACTGTGGGGCAGTGTGGTGCTGGGTCTCAAGGTACGGGCGCCGTTCAAACTGTCGCGATTGGTGGCCCAGCACGAAGGTAGCCTGATCCTGCTGGCGCTGCCGTCGGCGTCGCACCGCCGCCGCCGGGAAGTTCTGGAAGCGCTGGCCGGGTTGCCAGTGCGGGTGCTGGCTTTGCCCACGCTGGCGGAGTTGACCAGCGGTGCCCGGCGCATCGACGAATTTCGCGAGGTCGATGTCGAGGACATCCTTGGCCGCGATTCGGTCC
Proteins encoded in this window:
- a CDS encoding ABC transporter ATP-binding protein produces the protein MSKQLALSLNNVGTFYWRQAGYLRKERFWALKDVSFDLHYGESLGVIGRNGAGKSTLLQVLAGILRPDRGKMINHGVQAALLSLQIGFVPYLTGRQNALLSGMLIGLHRKNVIEKMEDIQDFSELGDFFDQPISTYSSGMKARLGFSVAFQLDPDVLLIDEVLGVGDSDFQRKSSAVMHEKIRSDKTIVLVSHSVETIRQLCDRAVWIEEGVSCAYGDTTDVLSLYEQQIKTKS
- a CDS encoding ABC transporter permease produces the protein MMLSARYRDLILYKALADLRAEAARTYIGFLWWVLDPLIFMMIFYVVFGLLLKRGTPDFVSFLLVGLVSWRWLQNTIIHSATSILGGRGLMQQVYVPKIVFPLVVILTDLVKFGVVLGLLLIYLWLAGFNIGWTYLALPVLLLTQFLLIVGLTLFVAALVPFAPDLKYLVEHSLQILFYFSGIFFSSSTISENYKTYFYLNPMASIIEAYRDILMHQKWPNWLALALVAASGLIISLLMYRWIMRNDHLYPKLVQR
- a CDS encoding glycosyltransferase family 4 protein; the encoded protein is MPVLLQSLITGSLLAFIGAWGSSFVWLGRTALSRGPIDHPNARSLHEQPTPRTGGLAVLAGIMIGMLLIMFKTAGLPVHTLGFIFIGLIPLALVSFQDDRVGIPARWRILVHLLAAVSLLVADLVPGSLVLPGLALVLPAWLAIPLVLLFVVWMINLYNFMDGMDGFASGMAVIGFSALAGLGWADAGFATFCLIVAAASAGFLVHNFPPAKIFLGDTGSTALGFLAASCSLWGAKAGLFPFWVALLVFSPFIADATVTLLRRLLRGEKVWEAHRSHYYQRLVLLGWGHRRTVLAEYALMLACAGSALLAVRLPPVGQITLAAIWILIYSVLMWGVGRLERRHATVSAP